One stretch of Arachis duranensis cultivar V14167 chromosome 1, aradu.V14167.gnm2.J7QH, whole genome shotgun sequence DNA includes these proteins:
- the LOC107480147 gene encoding uncharacterized protein LOC107480147, giving the protein MIAEVIKPLVEADPSLKVKSVIAEVQSKFNYTTSYRKVWLTKQKAIANLFGGWEASYEALPSWFEAMVQKDPSAAVKIETAPAYQGDEVVQDVRILTRVFWSFYPCIRAFRSCKPIVQVDETHLYGKYKGALLVVVSQDDNGNIVPLAFTVVKGETSDAWHFFLTHLRTHVVTRDGVGLIFDRHDSITSTIARSNGSWEPPRAIQMFCVRHMQKAWLRSHRC; this is encoded by the coding sequence ATGATTGCAGAGGTGATAAAGCCATTGGTTGAAGCTGATCCATCTTTGAAAGTGAAATCTGTGATTGCTGAAGtgcaatcaaaattcaattatacGACAAGTTACCGCAAAGTATGGCTCACGAAGCAAAAGGCAATTGCGAACCTTTTTGGTGGTTGGGAAGCTTCTTATGAAGCTTTGCCATCGTGGTTTGAAGCAATGGTACAAAAAGATCCATCAGCAGCAGTCAAGATTGAAACTGCACCAGCATACCAAGGGGATGAGGTAGTCCAGGATGTAAGGATACTGACGCGGGTATTTTGGAGCTTTTATCCTTGCATCAGAGCATTTAGGAGCTGCAAGCCAATCGTACAGGTAGATGAAACACATCTGTACGGGAAATATAAAGGAGCTCTATTAGTTGTAGTTTCTCAGGATGACAATGGCAATATTGTGCCTCTTGCATTTACCGTTGTTAAGGGTGAGACTTCTGATGCATGGCACTTCTTTCTTACTCATTTGCGCACACATGTGGTGACTCGAGATGGTGTTGGGCTTATCTTTGATCGTCACGACTCTATTACCTCAACAATAGCTCGTAGTAATGGATCATGGGAACCTCCAAGAGCTATCCAAATGTTTTGTGTTAGGCACATGCAGAAAGCTTGGTTGCGATCGCATAGGTGCTAG
- the LOC107480157 gene encoding uncharacterized protein LOC107480157, whose translation MNIAGRMVQWIIELYVDGSSTAWEIYVDGSSNKIGRSAGIILVNQEGTQIEFSLKFEFPASNNKVKYEALIAGLKLVEEVGATRVVMFSDSQVVTAQINGEYQAKDPNMKRDLDKTLEYLRCFIETEVKHITRDLNSKVDTLFKLASTKPGGTIKV comes from the coding sequence ATGAATATTGCGGGCAGAATGGTTCAGTGGATAATAGAGCTATATGTAGATGGATCATCCACTGCATGGGAAATATATGTAGatggatcctccaacaaaaTTGGAAGAAGCGCAGGCATAATACTAGTCAACCAAGAGGGAACACAAATAgaattctccctcaaattcgaaTTTCCAGCTTCTAACAATAAGGTaaaatatgaagccttgattgcagGGTTAAAATTGGTAGAGGAAGTCGGCGCAACTAGAGTAGTTATGTTCAGCGACTCCCAGGTAGTGACCGCCCAAATAAATGGAGAGTATCAGGCTAAAGACCCCAATATGAAGAGGGACTTAGATAAAACCTTGGAGTATCTCAGGTGTTTTATAGAAACCGAGgtcaaacacataactcgggatctcaATAGCAAGGTGGACACCCTCTTCAAGCTAGCAAGTACTAAGCCAGGGGGAACAATAAAAGTCTGA